AACCGGCGGCGACTGCCCGGTTGATGGTGTCATCCACGGTGCTCTTGCCGACACCGCAGGTCCTGGATGTATCACGCCGGCTCTGGTTACACGACCAAACAAGGCGGAGTATCTCTCGTATCTTTCGCATGGTAACTCTTTCTCTCGGCATCACGCCCTCCTCGTTATTCAATCAAGGAAGGCAGGATACCTGTTGGAGTTACCCCGCGACTACACTCTCATTTTACACTGGCCGGATTGCTCCGGAATGGTGGCCGCAATCAAATCGGAATGCCGGCCGGTTTCCCGTCGGAACGGTGGCCGCTTTCCCGCCGGAATGGTGGCCGGATTCGTCCGGAATACGCACCACTCTGAATTCACGGCAAGAGCTGGCTATGATCAAGTAATATTCAATATTTTCGCCAATCTTCTGGCTGGGCATGAGTCCTCACAACTCCACCAGAATGCACCATACTCCACACTAATTGGCGAAAGAATTGCGAAAGCCGCTTTATACGTCTCATGCTGGAACCAGTCCAGGCCCCTCTTGCTTTGGAGGTTGAGGGTGCCGGGGTAGCCCCTATTTTTTGAGTTCGGAAGGAGCAAGTGCCTCGATGGTTGAGAGCGCTGACTCCTTATCCAGGTTTGTAATCCATTCCTTCGCAAAAAAACTATCGAAATATACTACGACACCATCGGTATCTATAATATAAATACCTGCGCCTGTGTTGGCAGCGGCCTTTGGGAAAATGTTAAACGCTTGTCCAAACGCAAGAGAAGCGCCTAACATCGGCAGACTCAGCCCAAACCCCTGCTTGACTTGAATAGGCCGTCCACATTCAAACCTTGGGGCACGACTGATTTGTACAGGAGCGAAGGTCCTGCCAGTAAATACGATAAGTGCTTTGGCCCCTTTTGGAACCAACACACCTTTCATTTCAGGAAATAGTACCTTCCCTTCTCTGATCGATTGTTTGAGTTCGTCCTTACCGACAGATGCAAATTTTTCACGAAATGATTTGTATTCATCATTCCCCCAAAACTCCTCAGCCTGATTGCCGTTGACGCGAAAATATTCTGCTCCGACATAGGTGAGCATGACCTCGGCAGAACATGAATACTCTGGAGGCAAGTCGGCATTTGTAATGCCTGAATCCCCTCTGTAAATATACCCCGCGCTTGTCACCAGGTATTTACCAGGATGTGCAACGATACCGTCGTATCGAGCGTTTTTTAAGGAGCCGCAACCAGTTAATGATAAGAGAGCTATCATTACAAACAAGCATTTAATGGCATCCATAATAGCTCCGAATTAAAACCCCTTTTGGGTTTGGGCCTTACTGCGTATATGTTCAGCATAAACTCGTTTGTTAGATTTATCTACTTCATCTACAAGCTTCTTGCTGAGGAAAACCATCTTATGCTTAGAAAAGAAATCTTGCTGTAACTGGAGAATGACTGTTTTAAAATCCCAAGTATATTTTTTGTCGCTCATGAAACTGTCTGTACCGGCAGGCTGACCATATTTAGCAGCCAACTGCTGAGCGATTTTGTCAAAATCTCCGCCCATCTGATAGCGAATTAGATAAAGTTTGTCGTTTATAAACCCGAATCTAGCAGTTTGCAATTGGTCCAATGGCAGCTTACTGATATCAACTAGGACAACATCCTTATTAGCAACACCGTCGGGATCGTTATCCCCATATGACGGTTTAGCTTCACCATAACCACTTCCATCAACTTTCCCGCCTTCCTTCTCCCATAGTGTCTGTGCCTCTTCAATTGTTGTTTTCCCAAATACAAATCCAAATGGCGTGGGGTCGTCCGGCAAATTGTATTTTGCTACAGTTTTTGCTTTTTTTGATTTTTTCTCAGCAGCAAAGGTCGATGATATGGTTACTGAAAACGATGCAATAAGGAAAAGAATGAGTAGTTTTGTAATCCGCATTAAAGAAGCCCCCTATTGTGTTAACTAATCTGTACGTTTTTGCTGTAGGTGCGAGGCGACACCTCCGTCTTTTAAAACGTCTCGTCGGATGCCACCACCATGATATATTCATGAATACTACCAATAATCCATTAATTGTTTACGGTTCTTGATACACACCATTTCTAAAAATACAATCGACTGTATTGGGTGGATGGATCTGATCCAATTTCATCCACCGTTCTCCGATCATTGTCTGGATCTTTATTATTGGGGGCTTTACTTCTATGACCATACCACAGTGTGTCAGATCACCAGGCTTATATATGTTAGTATTAGTAGACAGTGTAGATGGTTTCCATAATATCTTGTTATTCTTGTCTGTTATCACTTCTACGCCATTTATTTTTGTAACTTTTGCTACTATATTCCCATTTTTATTTATGTATATCTTCTGTTTATTCTTAGATGCTAAAATGAGTTCGTCATGGAAATCGAAAGTCTCTACATTATCGAATCCAATGCTTGTAACGTATCCTGAACCAGCTTTATATAAATCTATATCTCTGTTTTCATCAACTGCCCAGATATATCCATTTGAATTACTGCCCAATATGACACAATGTAATCCTATCGTAGCAAATTTACCTGCCTTATCTACCAGATAATATTTTCCATTATACTTAACAGGCGCATAGCCATCATTGAAATCGCCTTGATCATCAAGTACTGAATCAATTACATATTTGCCATTAATGTCGATATATCCCCATTTACCATCTTTTTTGACAGCGCATAAACCTTCAGAAAAATCGCTTGCATCCTGATATACTGGTTTTATTGCAATATTGCCTTTGCTGTCGTAATATCCGTAGGCTTGTTCACTTTTTGACCACATTTTGATTCTATCGTCTCTAGTATATTTTCCAGCTATCCATTCAGTTTCAGGCGGAGTAAATACAGATTCACCCTTGCGAGAGAATATCCTTGACTCGTATTTATCTTCGCATTTTATTCCCACTACTAATAAAGGAACATTTTCCCAACTGTAAGGTATCGAAGATATGTTATCAACTATAGTTTTACCGTCTTTATTGATGAGTTTATATAAACCATTTTTTTCACAACGACCCAAGCCGTTTTCAAAGTTCCACGCCCCATCGCAATCAATATTGATAACGGCCTTACCTTTCTTGTTTATGTAATAATGCCTTTTTTTTACTTGCACCAAAGCAAGTCCGTCATTGAATGCCCCGGCCCAATCAAAATCGCCGGAAATTACTTTTTCCCCGCGAGTGTCAATAAATGTCCACTTATTTTCTCTCTGTACGGCAGCAAATCCTTCTTTAAAATCGCGAACATCTGTGTATTTTGGAGATACAATGACCTTTCCTTGCGAATCAATAAATCCATAAAGATTGTTGACTTTGACTTTGTATAGTTTATCTGAGGCATAACCTTGCGTAACAAAACCAAATACCAATAAACAAACATAGAAACAAATTTTCATACTATCCTCCAGATGCTAACAGAGATAACATTACCGGCAGTGTCTAAATAAAATACGACATTTTAAAGCGTTTGTTGATTATACACTGAGTGCCCAGGCAGCGTCGGAATCACCTTCCCCTCAGCGTCCCGCGCCGACCGAACAATCACAATCCCTTCGCACTGCTCCTCACAGACATCTCCATCTACATGTCGAGGCCCGAGAAAACAACAGTCACTTCTGCCGCTAAACCGTCAATACAGCCTTATCGCCCAGTCAGTATCTAACGGTGTTGGTGGGAATCGCTTACAAATTAGGGTAAAGCCAGCTTTGTTGCCCTATTTATGCAGAGCTATAGCATTATGGCTGCTTCCCTTATTTTCCTGCCCTCTTTCATCATCCTGATTCCTGTAGGCACGTGAGTGAACAACGGGAAAATCCCCCAACAGAAGAAAATTCCTGCGATGACATAAATGAGCCCATGCACGTAGGTGTCACGGGTTTTTCCGTAAACTCCTTTCGTGTTGTTCCTGTATACAAAAGCATAAAACTTTCCATTTGTCGGGTTCATTTCTCCAACAACGGTGACGTTATCTCCTTTGTTGATTACCCATGGGTCTTCTACTAGAAGCTCAATTACCCGGTTGACGCCGTCCAGTTCGAACTGAACATTTCGTCTTGATATAGCTTTGAATGTCTCCACTTTACCTTGTAGTTTCTCAAGCATCTATTACCTCCAAAAAAATTTCATTTTTTCGCCCAATGTTCGGCCAATGTTCGGCTTTAGGGAAGAGGTGGCCCCGCCGGACAGGACAGTTTGGCGGCGGGGATAAGGTGGAAAGCCTCCATGGTCATGCCGCCATTTTGAAGGGGCGGCCGGCGTAGCCAGGCCGCGGTTTTTGCCAATATGCCTCATCCGGTGTTCTGTCGTCCAGACTGGAGTGAGGACGGTTTGTGTTGTAGTAGTCGATCCAGCGCTTGAGACCTTGTCGCAGCTCGCTGCCGGTCTCATAGGCATGCAGATAGATGCACTCGTACTTCAGGGAGCGCCACAGCCTTTCGATCATGACGTTGTCCATCCAGCGCCCCTTGCCGTCCATGGAAATCTTGATGTCGGCATCCTTGAGCGCCCCGGTAAACGCGTCGCTGGTGAACTGGCTTCCCTGATCGGTGTTGAAAATCTCGGGCTTGCCATAGCGGAACATGGCATCTTCGAGCGCTGCCACACAGAAGTCGGCATCCATGGTGTTGGACAGCCGCCATGACAAAACCTTGCGACTGGCCCAGTCCATGATTGCCACCAGATAGAGAAAGCCGCGTCGTAGCGGGATGTAGCTGATATCGGCACACCAGACGTGGTTGGGACGATCGATCGTCAGACCACGCAGCAGATAAGGATAGACCTTGTGCTGCGGATGCGGCTGTGAGGTCTTCGGCTTCTGATAAATGGCCGACAAACCCATTACCTGTATCAGGCGGCCGATCCGCTTGCGATTGACCGCATGGCCATGCCGACGCAGGTGCCGCGTCATCTGTCGGGCTCCGTACCACGGCGTATCAAGATACTGTTCGTCGATCAGCCGCATCAGTTCCAGGTTTAGCGGCGATTCGCCCACCGGTTGGTAGTAGTATGTCGACCGATTGATCGAGAGCAGTTTGCATTGTTTGGCTATGCTGAGTCGGCCATGGCCGGGCTCGACCAGGCTTTTCCTTCGAGCGAGACTCAGCGAATGCGTCCGAAGGCTTTGGCTAAAAAATCGCGCTCCACTGTCAGTTGCCCGATTTTGGCGTGCAGATCCTTAATCTGGGCCTCGTCTGACTTGCTGCTTCGCTCCTTGGCACCGGAAAAGGCAGCTGCCATGTTCTCAATGGCTTGTCGCTTCCAGGTGGTAATCATGTTGGGATGCAGTTCGTAGCGACTGGCCAATTCGTTGATGGTCTGCTCACCACGAATCGCCTCAAGGGCAATCTTGGCTTTGAATTCGGCTGAATAGCGTTTCCGTCGGGTTGTGCTCACGGGTGTACCTCCGTCGTCAGTCTGCGGCTGTCCACCTTATCACACTGTCCGAATTCCGGGGACCACCTCTGGACTAGCGCGATCCAGGCCTGTTACCGACGTGACGAAAAAAGCCCACCAGGCGCAAAACAGCACACAGGTGGGCTCACCCATAATGCCACTTCGACAGCCCCTCTTTCCATTTGTGGATAGGTGGCTTTGTGCCCCCCGGTTGCCCGAGGTTTACCCTTTCGGTGACAAACTATTTAATCTGTATGTTGTACTTATATTATTAATCGGATGGTCTAGCAGAAACTTTAGCGGAAATTTATCAAAAATATCCATTTAAAACAGGTGTGGTTTCCAGGAAGGAACCTTTGGCGCTGATAGGCCTAACAGCCTGAATATTGTTATTTTTGGCCGTTAGGGCTGATATGCTCGACTTGCAATCCTCAGTATTGGAAATTCAGTCTATTCCCCTAACTGAATCATCTGATCGGTGATTTCGGTAAACGCGACATCGTGACTGATGAGGAACAGTTGGTCGTACCAGTGCTCAGTCACTTCCTCCCGGCCGACATCAATGGCGCGGAAGGCGGTGGCGAGGTTCTCCCGGCGTGAAGCATCAAGGTTCGAGGTCGGCTCGTCGAAGAAGGCGATGCGGGCGCCGATGGTCTGGAGCAGTGCCAGCCGCAGGGCCACCACGGCACTCATGGTCTGGCCGCCGGAGAGCTGGTCGTCGCTCCGTTCGCGGACCGCGCCGTCCGCCATGTCCCGCAGGACGATCTGGTAGTTTTCGCCCCAGACCAGTTCTTCATCGGCCTCGGCGATGGTGCGGTAGATCCGATCGGCGCGGAGGCTGATTTCCTCCCGGAAGCGTTCAGAGAGTTGGGCTGATACGCTCTTGAAAACCTGATTACGGAGGAACTTGACGAGCTTTTCCTTCTGCTCGTAGGAGGTCTTCTCGACCATCTTACGGTCAATCTCTTCCTTGAGCACCTTCAGCTTGCCAATCTCACCTTCAAGGCGGAGGCGGTCTTTTTCCAGGTTCTCGATCTGTTGACGTAGCGATGCCACTTCCGCCACGAGCCGGTCTTTCTCGCCACGGGCTTCTTTGTGCTTGTCGGGTTGATACGCCTCCTGGAGACGGACAAGGTCGTCTTTCTTCCCGCCAAGTTGCTTCTGAAGGTCATCCAGAAGTCGGAGCATTTTCTCCAGCGTCTGGCGCCGATTGTCCAGATCGAGGGCATCTTTCTCGTTGGCTTGGTAGGCGTCACGGTCTGCCTGGAACCGGCTACGTTCCTTGGTGGCCGCTTCGATCTCCACATCCAGGCCAGCAAAGAGCTTAAGATCATCCATGCGTTTTTTTACCCGGGCTGCTGCCTCGGCTTGCTGCGTTACCAGCCTTTGCAGTTTGCCAGCCCGCTCCTGGTTCCTGGTGCGGCGGTCGGCCAGGGTTGACGCCTGTTTGTCCAGTTCCTGGTTTCGAACCGTGATGGCAGCAAGCTCCTTCTCTGCCTCTTCGGCGGCAGCTACCTCCACGGAAAGCTTCCCCAATGTTTCGGCTATAGAGTGCATCTCCCGGTCGAGGTCCGCAATCCTGGCGGAGAACACATCCTGCGGCGTGGTTCCTGCCACGTTCTGACACGATTCCTTGAAGAAGGGACACATCCCCTCGCCAAGTTTCTCCTGCCCCTCCAGAAGAGCGGCCCGGCGCCCTTCCAGGAGTCCCCTATCCGACTGAAGACGGTTGACCCCGTTGCGCAGGTCGGTGAGCCTGGCGGCCAACTCCGCCACTTTTTTGTCGGGCAGGAGTTCTTTCCGGGACCTGGCAAGGGTGGCCTCGTCATCCGCAATCCGGCTCCCCTCTCCTTCTACCTCTTTCTGTTCATGCTCGACTGCCTGGGTCAAGCGCTGGGCCTCCTTCTCCAGGAGCGCGACCTCTTTCTCTACCTCGCGTCGCTGCTGCTCCTTCCCCCGCAACGCCACAAGCGTCGCCTCGGCCTTTTCATAACTATCCTTGCCTGGGCGGGTCTGCTCCAGAACCCTGCCAGCCTTCTCAGCCTCCCCTACCCGCTGTTTCTGGTCGCGGATCTTCCCGTCGCCATCGGTGATGCGATTGGCGAGGATCTGAATGTCGGCCTGGAGCGCAGCAATCCCTTTTTCCTGCCCATCAAGCTCAGCAAGACGCTTCTCCACTTTCCGGAGTGTTTCCGTTTGTGCCGCATGACTTTTCCCGAGGGACTCGGAATCCGTCTTAACCTTCGCCAGTTCCTCCTCGCGCTCGGGCAGTACGGCAAGCTGGTTCTCTTTCCCCTCTATTTCCACGGCGAGAAGCTTCACCTTTTCCTGAACTGCGGAGAGCAGAGAGCTGGTGCTCTTGAAGGTCTTTCGCCAGGCATCGATGCCGAGGATCTCGTCGAACGCCTCCTGCCGTTTGGTGGGCTGCTTGATGACAAAGGGGCCGAGGAACTCATTCTGGAAGGGTCCGATCACCAGCTTGAACTGGTCCGCCAGAGGACGGCCATTGGCGAGGCCCAGGAGTTCGGCGATGCGGGCCTCGGTTTCTTCGATCCGGGCGTGCTCCTCCACCTCGAACACCCCTCCCTGCTCCTTGGCCAGAAGCCACTTGGCCGGAGTGCCGACAGTGCGGGTCACCCGCCAGGTCTCGCCGGCGTCGGTGCAGAAGGTGACGGCAATCTCCCCCTTCTTCGTGCCAATGGAGAGGAAACGGTCCACGTTGGAGACGAAATCTCGGGCATCGACTCCAAACAGGGCGTAGCCGATTGCCTCGAACACCGTGCTCTTGCCGACGCCGTTGGGACCGGAAAGGACGTTGATCCCGGCCGAGAAGGTGAGCTCCGTGTCGCGATGGGATTTTATGTTCTTGAGATGGATGGAGAGTATCCGCATATAGTTTCACCACGAAGGCACGAAGGACACAAAGAAAAATTGTTCTTTGGATAGGGAATGGCGGTACAATCTCCCTCTCTGCTAACAGAGAAGCCGAGCCACAACGAAATTGACAAGGTACATCAGCAATATGGCCATAACTCGCGAAGAAACCGACCATATTCTGTTTTTGAAAACAAAGCCTATCCCAAATGCGACACCGGCAAATATTGTGCTCACGGTGGCAATCAGCAAATAGCTGTCGGCTGATTGGTAATTACATCCGAATGGCGACCCCTTACCTATCAAATGCTCGTATTCTTGTGGTTTTGTCATAAAATCGATTATGTCCCACGCAAGAACAGAGAACAGTGCTCCCGTTGCTATAATGAGCACGATATCAGCCCATTTAACTACATTGTGAAATCTACCGGTATTCAACGACAAGCTCCATATCCTTTCCGTATTCGAGAAACATCGACACGAATTCGCCAATATACGATGTCAGGTCGATGCATCCTGCTGAACCGGCCTTCCACCCTCCATGAATGGAGAAGTCTTTTCTGCCGTAAGTATTTGTCCCATCCTTGGGATGCAGCCACACGCGATGAGCCCCCCACGCAATCACACTGCCCGGCCATTTGCCTCGCTTTAATCCGACAATGCTTGTCAGGCCCACTATTGCGTCCTCAGCAGAGATTTTTTGGTACTCTGATTGTTTCACCATCCAGGTCCCTTCCGGCAGAGGGCCTTGGCCAGGAAGATTCTGCTGTCCTTTCCCCTGATATCCTGGTCTTCCGGACACCGCCGGCCACCACTTTTTAATGTTGCCGGTACAATCACCCCAAAGCAGTTGCTTCCCATTGAATTTCAAAAACTGGTTTCCAAGGAACTTCCTTTTAATTACCACAACTGCCCTGCCGCTTTTGATCATGTGCCTTATTGCATCCAAGACCTGATGATCACTCATGCGGTGCATACTGTACTGCATCACGTCATTACGGCACAGGAAAGACCTGAGCTGATGCATGCGCGTGAAATTGCCCAAACAGCCCGTAAGTATGCTGTCGGCCAATACCGGTCGTTCCACGAATGCGTATGGTGGTACATCGGACCAATAATGGAGGTAGTAATCTTCGAAGCCTGATTTGATCAATACCGCATTTAAGTGCATGACTTCACTCCCGAAATCAGGGACGCAATTCTATTGCGGTACCATTGGGTACCGAAGCCCATATCTCTTCGATTTCCTTGTTGGTTACAGCGATGCATCCCTGTGTCCAGTCAACCACACGGTGAAATGGGCCGAGCCAACCAAGCCCATTCCTTATGCCGTGAATCATGATATTGCCGCCGGGATTGACACCTGATCGACGGGCCTGCTGAATGTCAGCCTCTGAAGGGTAGGAAATGTGAAGGGAGCGATGGTATGAGCTATTGACGTTACGGCCATCAACTACGTAAATCCCTTCCGGTGTCTTTTTGTCACCTTCCTGAAGCTTATGACCCACGGGATTTCTCCCGAGGGCAACACGGTAGGTTCGGACGACTTTACCTGCGGACATCAAGTGAAGTCGGCGTGCGGATTTCTCCACGATAATTCTGTCTATTTGAGTGGTGACTGTAGACTGTGCTGGGCGATCCTGGTCGCAGCCGATCATGGATGTAATCAAAACCACGACAGATATTGCACAGGATATTGCTTTCATCTTGAACATTGCTGTCGACGGCATAAATTGCATGATGTTTCGAGAGCCGTCATCAGGCATGATGCTCGTCGTTTTGTTCATGCGGTTTCCTTCGTGCTCTTCGTGCCTTCGTGGTAGGAAACAAGAAGCCCCAGCAACTCTTCGCCGTCCACCTCGCCTTTGAGGACCTGGTCGCGGATCGCCAAGGACAGCCGCACCAGCTCATCCTCCTGGTCCTTGTACTCGCTCTTTGCGGAAACCAACTCCCTGAGCACCTCCCGCTCGATCTCGGCGAGACTTTTCTTCTCGGACTCTGCGCCGCCGCCGGCAGTGACCAGGGAGAGATGATTTTTGATCTCCACATGGAGGGGATTGCAGATTTCCTCAAGGGCGAGACGAAGCCGCTCCCGTCCCAATTCAAAGGGGTGAAAGCCGACCCGGCCGGTGAGCTTGATCTCCAGGAGCGGCTGGCGGTCATCGCTGAACGATGCGATCTTCGCGGCGACCTGGTCGCGGAAGCGCACAAGGGCGGCTTCGGCATCGGCAGCACCGTCGAGATCAATGGTGGTCACCAGCATTGGGCGGGGACTGGTCGGTCGAAACTCGTGGGTAAAGACCCCATCCTCAACGGTAACGAGGTAATATCCCTTGTCGTATTTCTCCTCGCCGAAGTTGACGCATTCGGGGGAGCCGGGGTTGAAAGCATAGGGGCGGCCTTCGGGGGTGGCGATGATGTAGGGCTTATGGCCGTGGCCCAAGGCCACGTAGTCGAAGGCATCAGCCAGGGGATGCGCTTCCTCCGGCTTCATGTTGCCGATTTCCACCGGCGAATAG
The nucleotide sequence above comes from Geobacter benzoatilyticus. Encoded proteins:
- a CDS encoding WG repeat-containing protein, with the translated sequence MKICFYVCLLVFGFVTQGYASDKLYKVKVNNLYGFIDSQGKVIVSPKYTDVRDFKEGFAAVQRENKWTFIDTRGEKVISGDFDWAGAFNDGLALVQVKKRHYYINKKGKAVINIDCDGAWNFENGLGRCEKNGLYKLINKDGKTIVDNISSIPYSWENVPLLVVGIKCEDKYESRIFSRKGESVFTPPETEWIAGKYTRDDRIKMWSKSEQAYGYYDSKGNIAIKPVYQDASDFSEGLCAVKKDGKWGYIDINGKYVIDSVLDDQGDFNDGYAPVKYNGKYYLVDKAGKFATIGLHCVILGSNSNGYIWAVDENRDIDLYKAGSGYVTSIGFDNVETFDFHDELILASKNKQKIYINKNGNIVAKVTKINGVEVITDKNNKILWKPSTLSTNTNIYKPGDLTHCGMVIEVKPPIIKIQTMIGERWMKLDQIHPPNTVDCIFRNGVYQEP
- a CDS encoding IS3 family transposase (programmed frameshift); translated protein: MSTTRRKRYSAEFKAKIALEAIRGEQTINELASRYELHPNMITTWKRQAIENMAAAFSGAKERSSKSDEAQIKDLHAKIGQLTVERGFFSQSLRTHSLSLARRKSLVEPGHGRLSIAKQCKLLSINRSTYYYQPVGESPLNLELMRLIDEQYLDTPWYGARQMTRHLRRHGHAVNRKRIGRLIQVMGLSAIYQKPKTSQPHPQHKVYPYLLRGLTIDRPNHVWCADISYIPLRRGFLYLVAIMDWASRKVLSWRLSNTMDADFCVAALEDAMFRYGKPEIFNTDQGSQFTSDAFTGALKDADIKISMDGKGRWMDNVMIERLWRSLKYECIYLHAYETGSELRQGLKRWIDYYNTNRPHSSLDDRTPDEAYWQKPRPGYAGRPFKMAA
- a CDS encoding AAA family ATPase yields the protein MRILSIHLKNIKSHRDTELTFSAGINVLSGPNGVGKSTVFEAIGYALFGVDARDFVSNVDRFLSIGTKKGEIAVTFCTDAGETWRVTRTVGTPAKWLLAKEQGGVFEVEEHARIEETEARIAELLGLANGRPLADQFKLVIGPFQNEFLGPFVIKQPTKRQEAFDEILGIDAWRKTFKSTSSLLSAVQEKVKLLAVEIEGKENQLAVLPEREEELAKVKTDSESLGKSHAAQTETLRKVEKRLAELDGQEKGIAALQADIQILANRITDGDGKIRDQKQRVGEAEKAGRVLEQTRPGKDSYEKAEATLVALRGKEQQRREVEKEVALLEKEAQRLTQAVEHEQKEVEGEGSRIADDEATLARSRKELLPDKKVAELAARLTDLRNGVNRLQSDRGLLEGRRAALLEGQEKLGEGMCPFFKESCQNVAGTTPQDVFSARIADLDREMHSIAETLGKLSVEVAAAEEAEKELAAITVRNQELDKQASTLADRRTRNQERAGKLQRLVTQQAEAAARVKKRMDDLKLFAGLDVEIEAATKERSRFQADRDAYQANEKDALDLDNRRQTLEKMLRLLDDLQKQLGGKKDDLVRLQEAYQPDKHKEARGEKDRLVAEVASLRQQIENLEKDRLRLEGEIGKLKVLKEEIDRKMVEKTSYEQKEKLVKFLRNQVFKSVSAQLSERFREEISLRADRIYRTIAEADEELVWGENYQIVLRDMADGAVRERSDDQLSGGQTMSAVVALRLALLQTIGARIAFFDEPTSNLDASRRENLATAFRAIDVGREEVTEHWYDQLFLISHDVAFTEITDQMIQLGE
- a CDS encoding L,D-transpeptidase family protein; the encoded protein is MNKTTSIMPDDGSRNIMQFMPSTAMFKMKAISCAISVVVLITSMIGCDQDRPAQSTVTTQIDRIIVEKSARRLHLMSAGKVVRTYRVALGRNPVGHKLQEGDKKTPEGIYVVDGRNVNSSYHRSLHISYPSEADIQQARRSGVNPGGNIMIHGIRNGLGWLGPFHRVVDWTQGCIAVTNKEIEEIWASVPNGTAIELRP
- a CDS encoding metallophosphoesterase family protein, which encodes MTITFLHTADIHLGKTYRNNIGEAERYEDFFRMLGRIVSDAIAERVDFVLIAGDLFHTGQILPRTFARTIETLQSLKDNRIPCIAVEGNHDWIHRRDSISWMEALSQMGYIHLLRPSRTETGGYRFDPFDYEQGMGGYIEVNGINIYGLGYIGTQAGTHVPRICEAVTTKNNILLFHVGVWTYSPVEIGNMKPEEAHPLADAFDYVALGHGHKPYIIATPEGRPYAFNPGSPECVNFGEEKYDKGYYLVTVEDGVFTHEFRPTSPRPMLVTTIDLDGAADAEAALVRFRDQVAAKIASFSDDRQPLLEIKLTGRVGFHPFELGRERLRLALEEICNPLHVEIKNHLSLVTAGGGAESEKKSLAEIEREVLRELVSAKSEYKDQEDELVRLSLAIRDQVLKGEVDGEELLGLLVSYHEGTKSTKETA